A portion of the Bifidobacterium bifidum ATCC 29521 = JCM 1255 = DSM 20456 genome contains these proteins:
- a CDS encoding NUDIX hydrolase, translated as MKFSDDGRQTSAASRLADFDTLEVCIVHRPKYDDWSWPKGKLELNETHRHAAVREVSEETGVPVALGPFLGEIEYPLAEEGKKTRRSKDRTVDTKHILFWMARPIDPEDAVRRADAFGPVHRADVGEIDSVMWVSVQRARRMLTHSTDRDILALFVDRVEEGALDGDMLLLVRHGKAEPRKQWTGTDDKRPITPRGASMAYSLDRELACYNPTRLVTSPWLRCQQTIQMLSWQTGLPLHTAEPLTEDAVAADPEAAWQCFHKELKNTLQRHSATAVCMHRPVIGGIFGHLRELCATKSLMKRLIPSSPYMPTGTAIALFVVPCGDTVSIIDIQKVTPLVY; from the coding sequence ATGAAGTTCTCGGACGACGGGCGGCAGACGTCCGCGGCGTCCCGACTGGCCGACTTCGATACGCTTGAAGTGTGCATCGTGCACCGGCCAAAATACGACGATTGGAGCTGGCCGAAAGGCAAGCTGGAGCTCAACGAGACCCACCGCCATGCGGCGGTACGCGAGGTCAGCGAAGAGACCGGAGTGCCGGTCGCGCTCGGACCGTTCCTCGGCGAAATCGAATACCCACTTGCCGAGGAAGGCAAGAAAACCCGCCGTTCCAAGGATCGAACCGTCGACACGAAGCACATTCTCTTCTGGATGGCAAGGCCGATCGACCCCGAGGACGCCGTGCGGCGGGCCGACGCGTTCGGCCCCGTGCATCGCGCTGACGTGGGCGAGATCGACAGCGTCATGTGGGTGAGCGTGCAGCGCGCGCGGCGTATGCTCACCCATTCGACCGACCGCGATATTCTCGCGTTGTTTGTCGACCGTGTGGAGGAAGGTGCGCTGGACGGCGACATGCTGCTGCTGGTGCGTCACGGCAAGGCCGAGCCCCGCAAGCAGTGGACGGGTACCGACGACAAGCGTCCCATCACGCCGCGCGGAGCGTCGATGGCGTATTCGCTCGACCGTGAGCTCGCCTGCTACAATCCCACGCGGCTGGTCACCTCGCCGTGGCTGCGCTGCCAGCAGACCATACAGATGCTGTCATGGCAGACCGGATTGCCGCTGCATACGGCCGAACCGCTCACCGAGGACGCGGTCGCCGCCGATCCGGAAGCGGCGTGGCAGTGCTTCCACAAGGAGCTGAAAAATACGTTGCAGCGTCACAGTGCGACCGCAGTCTGCATGCATCGTCCGGTCATCGGCGGTATTTTCGGGCATCTGCGCGAACTGTGCGCGACGAAATCGCTGATGAAACGGCTGATTCCGTCCTCGCCGTACATGCCGACCGGCACCGCCATCGCGCTGTTCGTGGTACCCTGCGGTGACACCGTTTCCATCATCGACATTCAGAAGGTCACGCCACTTGTCTACTAG
- a CDS encoding RNA degradosome polyphosphate kinase, with amino-acid sequence MAQTFDAPSKVILRSQIAEHIAETDKPDKREPQAGEEPLPADRYFDRELSWLKFNQRVLELAEDEDQPLLERCNFAAIFASNLDEFFMVRVAGLKRRIDTGIAVTAASGLSPRQQLRAISEQAHRLQNEHSHYVTEKLLPALADEHIVLLSWDRLTTTEQERLSRYYRQQVFPVLTPLAVDPAHPFPYISGNSLNLAVLVENPNSGKSHFARVKIPGNMPRLVPVDDLTDEESREERFGFITMENLIIAHLESLFPGMIIKEARSFRVTRNEDIDVEEDDAENLLNAMEKELLRRRFGPPIRLEISDATSPFLSQLLADQLGVNPEEVYRLPAPLDFTVLFELQSLDRPDLKNRPFIPTTNRQIAEVESSRAQDIFAAIRERDILLHHPYDSFSTSVQAFLAQAAADPRVLAIKQTLYRTSSNSPIIDALIDAAHAGKQVLALVEIKARFDEDANIAWARKLERAGVHVVYGIVGLKTHCKLIEVVRQEQDGLKRYCHVGTGNYNPKTARLYTDLGLLTCDPVVGQDLTRLFNQLSGYAPKSSFHRLLVAPRTVRTGLIQRIRREEDAAKAGKEAWIKIKVNSLVDEKTIDALYRASQAGVKIDIVERGICALKPGVPGMSDNIRVRSILGRFLEHSRIYAFCNSDGPQIGEGPISGPEVWIGSADLMHRNLDRRVEALVRVTAPEQIDELIRYVDLQMSDSTASWHMQPDGTYIHHSRDDEGRPLVDSQEYLIRKHQRRPRTNN; translated from the coding sequence ATGGCACAAACATTTGACGCACCTTCAAAGGTTATCCTGCGCAGCCAAATCGCCGAGCACATAGCCGAGACAGACAAACCCGACAAGCGCGAGCCGCAAGCCGGCGAAGAGCCGCTGCCCGCGGATCGCTATTTCGACCGAGAACTCAGCTGGCTGAAGTTCAACCAGCGAGTCCTCGAACTCGCCGAGGACGAAGACCAGCCGCTGCTGGAACGCTGCAATTTCGCCGCGATCTTCGCCTCTAACCTCGATGAATTCTTCATGGTCCGCGTCGCCGGCCTCAAGCGCCGTATCGACACCGGCATCGCCGTCACCGCGGCCAGCGGCCTGAGCCCCCGCCAGCAGCTGCGTGCCATCAGCGAGCAGGCGCACCGCTTGCAGAACGAGCACTCGCACTACGTCACCGAGAAGCTGCTCCCCGCCCTCGCTGACGAGCACATCGTGCTGCTCAGCTGGGACCGGCTCACTACCACCGAGCAGGAACGTCTCTCGCGCTACTACCGCCAGCAGGTCTTCCCCGTGCTCACGCCGCTCGCCGTCGACCCCGCGCACCCGTTCCCCTACATTTCCGGCAACTCGCTGAACCTCGCGGTGCTGGTGGAGAACCCGAACTCCGGCAAATCCCACTTCGCCCGCGTGAAGATCCCCGGCAACATGCCCCGCCTCGTCCCCGTCGACGACCTGACCGACGAGGAGAGCCGCGAGGAGCGCTTCGGGTTCATCACGATGGAGAACCTCATCATCGCGCACCTCGAATCCCTGTTCCCCGGCATGATCATCAAGGAGGCGCGCTCGTTCCGCGTCACCCGCAACGAGGACATCGACGTCGAAGAGGATGACGCCGAGAACCTGCTCAACGCGATGGAGAAGGAGCTGCTGCGCCGCCGCTTCGGACCGCCGATCCGTCTGGAGATCTCCGACGCGACCAGCCCGTTCCTCTCCCAGCTGCTCGCCGACCAGCTCGGCGTCAACCCGGAAGAGGTCTACCGCCTGCCCGCGCCGCTCGACTTCACCGTACTGTTCGAACTGCAGTCGCTCGACCGCCCGGACCTCAAGAACCGCCCGTTCATCCCGACCACGAACCGTCAGATCGCCGAAGTCGAATCGAGTCGCGCACAGGACATCTTCGCCGCGATCCGCGAGCGCGACATCCTGCTGCACCACCCCTACGATTCGTTCTCCACGTCGGTGCAGGCGTTCCTCGCCCAAGCGGCCGCCGACCCGCGCGTGCTGGCCATCAAGCAGACGCTGTACCGCACCAGCTCCAACTCGCCGATCATCGACGCGCTGATCGACGCGGCCCACGCCGGCAAGCAGGTGCTGGCGCTGGTCGAGATCAAGGCGCGCTTCGACGAGGACGCCAACATCGCCTGGGCCCGCAAGCTCGAACGCGCCGGCGTGCACGTCGTCTACGGCATCGTCGGCCTCAAGACCCACTGCAAGCTCATCGAAGTCGTCCGCCAGGAGCAGGACGGCCTCAAGCGCTACTGCCACGTGGGCACCGGCAACTACAACCCGAAGACCGCCCGCCTGTACACGGACCTCGGCCTGCTCACCTGCGACCCGGTGGTCGGTCAGGACCTGACCCGCCTGTTCAACCAGCTGAGCGGCTACGCGCCGAAGTCCAGCTTCCACCGCCTGCTGGTCGCCCCGCGCACCGTGCGTACCGGCCTGATTCAGCGCATCCGCCGCGAGGAGGACGCCGCCAAGGCCGGCAAGGAAGCCTGGATCAAAATCAAGGTCAACTCGCTCGTCGACGAGAAGACCATCGACGCGCTGTACCGCGCCAGCCAGGCCGGCGTCAAGATCGACATCGTCGAGCGCGGCATCTGCGCGCTCAAGCCCGGCGTGCCCGGCATGTCCGACAACATCCGCGTGCGTTCGATCCTCGGCCGGTTCCTGGAGCACAGCCGCATCTACGCCTTCTGCAACTCCGACGGCCCGCAGATCGGCGAAGGCCCCATCTCCGGCCCGGAAGTGTGGATCGGCTCGGCCGACCTGATGCACCGCAACCTCGACCGCCGCGTCGAGGCGCTGGTCCGCGTCACCGCGCCCGAGCAGATCGACGAGCTGATTCGCTATGTGGACCTGCAGATGTCCGACTCCACGGCCTCCTGGCACATGCAGCCCGACGGCACGTACATCCATCATTCGCGCGACGACGAAGGCCGCCCGCTGGTGGACAGCCAGGAATATCTCATCCGCAAGCACCAGCGCCGCCCGCGCACCAACAACTGA